TGACACAGAAGTTTAAGCCATAGGTCAAACATGCTGCAGTGATTTGCTAATTGTATTGCTATAAACTCTGATTTGAGTCTGAGCCCTAAgcattacacttttttttttcattattgacACGATTTACTACTTTGCAGTCAAATCCAGGGACTAGTATGTGGTTATTAAAGTACTTGTGATTCTGACTGGTCTGATTCAGAGTGTGTTGTAATCACCAGATAGCAGTCAGTATCTAGCACTGCTCAACAGCATGGTGTGACCACTTAGTCCAAACATCCTGCCTTTTATTTTGACCAGGGTGTGCTCAACGGCCCAATAGAGAAGGTGTGTCTGATAAATTTGTTCTCAAAGCTTCAACAGCATTAGAATGGCTTCATTGTCATCACATCAcatacatggcatgacgaaaatatgaATAGCTTCCGCTGGAcggtgcacaacaacaagcaataagaaataaaatatcaacattaaataataaagtcaaatgtacatatataacaaaacaatatttaaaatgacaacatctgcATGACAACatgggaggtaaatgaaattgaataagaaccagtagaatatgataaatatgttaAGAGATTGCacgaaagcagcaaaaagtgacattgtgcATTCAGGTAGAAGGCGTTTGgagttcaggagtctgatggaccatgGATAGAAACTGTTCCTGAGCCTGTTTGTCTTGCATTTTGAGGATCTCAGCCTgatccctgatggcagcaggctgaacagcttggtcatgccatgtatgatgaaaataaagccattctaagTCTTCTAACAGAGTAGCTGAATGGCTCTGCAACACATGCAGTCGTTTGTATTTCTGTCCTTCGttgtttttaggtgttttttggTCTGAATGAGCCTGAATTTGCACGCATTCAGGAGGTTATAGAGGTGTACCTGCATACCATGTTGGTTTGGTGTAGCATGCAGCTGTGAAACCACTGCTTAGTCCTGCCATTAGAGGCTGGATGGAGGAAAATCTGCACATGCGCAGGAGGGAATTAAAAACTGAGTAAACCTGAGCATCCCCCAACAACAACTCTGCCACAATGCAGCCTATTCATGCCAAACGGGAAACACTAGTGTCACAACTTCCACCGGTTCATCAGCAGGCGACACTGAGCCAAACGTTAATCCATCCAGAGCAGCTCTCAGAGCGCCAAACACCCGCCCCGGTACCCCCGGTTTCTGCACCCCGAACCGAGCGAAGCCCCGAACTCACCTCCGGACATCGAAAGGCATGATGTCTGCTCGTCGGACAGAGATTAGCGGACAAAGCTACAAACAACGGGCGGCCATACAGCTCCCTACAACGTTACCGGCTGTTCATCGGTACCGGGCTGACGTCAGCTTAGGACGCTTTGCAGAAACTGATTGGCTGAGAGCTGCTTCCGGTTCAACCGATTCTACTTCCGGTTTGAACCTCACGTAGGTATGATTTTTGTCGCTAAACTGGCTGAGAACTGATGAAAACTGTCTAATATTCAGGAAAAATTATTagaacagcaaaaatataaataaaataaataatattttatttttattggctGAGAATAACTACACCAAATACCTGAAATCACACTACATAAACttttttaaccaaataaaaAGTTGTAAGTATTTTGTGGCAATACTATTGATATTATGTAATATTATCAATATTAAAACTATATATGTTTTGAATCTCAACATTATAGATCTACACATTTAAAGGGAATTAATTAATAACAGAGTACAACTGTGTTATTAAtaaattacatgtaaaataataaagattAATTCAAAACGAACTTTTCCATCGTATTGACATTGTTTTTACCTTAACTGCAACATAAATGTTAGATTGCACATGCAGAAAATATGGAGGTGGAGCTTCAGCTGAGTAATCTGACGATTGGAgttggtttgtctgtgtgtctgttagcaaaattactcaaaaaacgAACCAtcggatttggattaaatttttagggaaggtcagaaataactcaaggatcaactgattagattttggcagtgatgcggctcatagtctggactcatgaatttgttaaagatttctgtatcattgtgagatagtaaccatgacaacaagtgaacactatgtcagctgcctgcgatgatcacatgattgtgatcctactacaaatccactgttgTGGGCTTATCtcgacttatccattggaaatgatccaaggaacaactgattaaattgtgggggtgtttctgagtcccatcaattcctgctgcccactacatatttaggtcacgtgattcagtatccatacataatgtacacatgcagaacacatgacTGGGCTCAGCTCAAGGTCATgttttgtggatacatctatttTACATGGACACATTccatggtgccatgatttctgccacgactgttttcagcatttcagccgtcagaaatgatacaagtgAGCAGTCTTGCTGGAGTACTGTGGTCTCTGAGcgcttttctgtttttgttatatTATTTTAGCCTTCTagacaaataataatattttttgtttgcttgttttcttttccttttttttagcGCTGGTGAGCTAATATGTCACTGTATGAAATGATGGTGATGGGGCATAATCTATCAGAAGTTTGGGTGAGAATATTTAAACCACAGATGTCTATTATCTTACCTCAAAAGTTCTCCTTTTACACTTCCCCATGTTATATAAAgtatttgtcattctgtgtttaaaGTAATGAGTCATCCTTCTCATGATTCATGTTAACAGTAGCCTAAAAATGTTTGTGCATATATATTTGAATCAAAAAATCTGCTTCAGGCATTTCTTTAGATTTCCCCGGACCAGTAAAATGATTTCACTGCTATTTAAAGATTAGCACTTCCAAGAAAAGGCCTGAAATGAAAACTGACCAAATCTATTGGTCAGGAGAAGGGAAACctaaactgatttaaatacagactgATATACAGTTTCTGGGCAGGAAGacacaaacactacatttaccaaTATTGTTCATACATTATAGTGCATAGACAAGTGTGgacatttttaaccaaaaagccattttattttattttagttttatattaATCTGCTTACACTGGTGTTTTAAGGAATATGCTATAAAGAATTTAAGTGACTGTATTCGGCTTATAAATAAGTTAAGGCAAGAGGATTATTTTTGTACCATAAAAACTAGAGCACAATTGTTATGGTTTCTTCAGGGCTGATACCAACTGATCAGTAGCGATCAAGGAGACCAATAACCAGTATGTTGAACTGATAAACAtttgtaattaaaatgaaatttttggTATTAAATTTTTAGAAGAAAACACACTCCATCACAGAACGCCATGAAAATATCTTTATTAATGTTTTAGATATGTTGAATTTAAAGAGAACCGCTCAGTTTTATATCTTTCACCATTTATAGGCTATTGCTCCTGGCATGTAACAAATCAGATAATGCTTTGGGCAGGACATTGCTCTAAGAGTGGTGACAACAGATAAAGAGAGgtggctgcatcagagccaaaggaacacatttttgaatacatttttattttatagagaatcgttttttaaaacaatattgataactggaaaaatattgaatttcaGATCTGACAAACAGCCAGACAGATAATTGGTTGACTCCATTTCAGGAAGTTATTTCTGTAGGAATATCTATTGGTGCTGCTGGCCCCAAACATATCAATTACAATATTTGGCTTGAATAAATCATCGATACACATTGTTATAAAACTCTAATAATTCAGTCACATAAATTAGTCTTTACAAGCAAAGAGGCAACCAAGAAAAACATGCAGTCCATGTGAACTTGCATGTGAGACAAGTTCATTTTCAAGTGATATGGCCTTTCTTCAAGCTTCCTGCTCAGTAAAGGAAAGTGGAAGTGTTGTTTTCAGCAATATAAAGTGTAATGTGATCAGACAGGCCTTTCTCTGTTTTAGACCAATTTGGACCATATTCCAGCTACAAACCAGAAACAGAGAGCTATACGTCATGTTTTACgtagtttaaaaaatgcatctgtCACATAAGAAAATCTACATGCTACATCAGTTGAGTTATATATACCTGAAACAAAACATATGTGCCTGACATAACGTGCCTGTTGCTGAGACACTAGAAGTGGATAGACCCTGTGTTTTCCCAGTGATGGCTCAGCTGTTGCTGGTGGTGACAGTGACAGTAAACAGGCAGGGGTGACAGCAAGCGACAGCGAGGACCACAGGAAATGCCTCTCTGTCATCCTTTCTTTCACTTCCCTTTCTGGACGAGCGCTCTCGTTGGTTATGGCCAATAATTATGGGaatcaaaaacaaagcaagaacTCAGGCTCTATTTTTGGAGATCAATTTCAATATTCTGTCACACGAAGTGTAAtcacacatgcatttttttgGGAGGACAGGGTTTTTCGTTGTTGAAATGCATGTTTCTGGGTTAATACATGGTCTTTTTGTTGGTCATCGTCACCCCAGAGAAAATTTGATACATGGGTTTGACCAAATTAACTTCCTTTAATAGGGTAGTCACATATTTTGGAAGTTAATATCATGCTAGATGCCAATAGCAGGTGATGCAAATAAGGCAAAAAGGGGataaaagtcaacattttttaCTTCATGAAAGTACGAAATTGCTTTACTAGGTTCATTATGTACTAACCGTCTTTATTCATCTCTTTGTCAGGTGTCTAATGTCTTTCCTAACCGTAAGGGCTTCACTTGAGGCAACACGTATTCACAGTGAGGACAAAATGTTTGGGTACGGACTGTTTTCAGAGCACATTTGACCCTCCTTCCCTGCATAGAGTGTAACATTTCTGCTTTGTTGCATGTGCCTCAGAGTTGACTCATCTCACAGGAGTGTGAGGTTAAACCGGCTGGAGAGTTTTTACACTCTGTTGTGATTGGTTAAGTTTCTGTATTTCAGGCTaacccctctcctccccctcttccttcCTTGCATAACACATCCATTCTCCCTTTGCCTGCAGTAAAAAAAGAGGGTCAAAACAGCACCAATGTAGATTCACTGTGTCTGAAATCCGCATTTGTTGAGGTTACAGTAAAGTAAGAATGACATCATGGCCTATAAAGTGCATGTCATCCTGATGTTTAAAGAAATGTACAGCTTAAAGCTCTCACACTCAGCATGACACTTGAGCTATAAAACCTTAAATAGATTAGTTTTGATCTGTTTATTGTGACTGTTGCAGATTTGTTAAGCTGAAACTTGCATGGGATTGTGAATGAGTGAGTGTCGCAACATTACCTGCTTTAAACTCGGCTTAGTAAACATTTGTTTCACAGCAAAACAACATCGGTGTGTCTCTGCTGGTTCATTTCAGTACACTAAGACTTTAATTCACCATGTAGTCAACGGGTGAGCGGTGTCCGTCAACAGTTTCCTTTTTATGAGACAGCAGTGTTGCCCATTCTGAGTCAGCAAACCACAGCAACAAATGAAAAGGGTTTCCCAGGACAGGCCGATcatgtttgctttaaaaaaaaacacacacacatacacatactcCGGTTGTggtatgggaaaaaaaacacctcatcCACTTGTTTCAGTTAGgtcacaaatgaaacaaaactaaCAGGTCATCAGGAGATCTCCATCTGCTGTTGTCTTCCTGGAATAccagtgttttgtttctcagCATGTGGAAATTTACTGGACTTCAGATTTCTATACAGTGATTAACTTTTATGGTTAGCCTTTGCTCTCGCAGCATTGAACACTATGTACCGCTGactaataaaaacaaagaataaactTTTATGGTGCCCATGGCAGGTATTTACTTATTGTCTTATTTGTCAACTCTCAGGTGAAGAGGCAAAATAGAAATCTAATTAAACACTAACATCATGGAAAATTTGGCAGATTCCTTATTTGCTGACATATAGACCATTTATACCAAcacttaaaattaaaaaccatAAGGTTCACTATAATGATGTGATAAAAGGATAAAAAGTTTGATGATTAACTTTTATAGTCTCTGGGGATGACTACATATAACCTATTTTAATCCTAACTAAAGAAAAATCTGTCTAATTACTAATTTACCAAACATTGATTCATTGCTTAACAGGATTAATATTATGACGTTGGTAATGGAACTGCCAGCTAATGAATAATACACCAGATCATCATATTGTCATTTTCATGAACATCTTAAGTATTCTGATTGTTGCTGATGACCTTAATCATAATCAGTCATCAGTATTAAGTAGATATTTTGGGAATGATATGACTCGATGCTTATACTAAATTTAGTAATCTAGCAGTGACAATAACttgattttgacaaaaaaaaaaaaaatcaaaatatgcCACAATAATAGTTTGAATCTAAGGCAACGGGTGCAGGATGCTGTCATAGTCCTGTCAATAGTTAACAAAGACACCCGGGATTTTGTATCATTTACATAAGTCACccttatttatacagcacaggtaaaaaaaaaaggcgctGAAGTGCTTTCCAGGTTCAAGTAGCCTAACAAGTTTATATACTTAGGTTAAAGTCCTACAGTGTTAGTCATGGTGTTAATTTATCTGAGTCATATAAAGAATAAGGATTAAACCCTTACAAAATTCAACAatcagcgtctttgagtttttggaaaagcgctttataaataaaatttattattattattattattattattattattattattattattaaaatttacataaaatacagttttcccTAACTAGAATAAATATTAGGGCTAAACCCTTACGGCATTATCAGTTATAGAGATTAACCCTACAGCATTATCAATTATGAAGATTAACCCAACTCATTTAAATACTAAGGCTAAGAACAtacagtattattaattatggagaCTGACCCTACAGTATTTTTAGTTATATTGATTAACTTGACTACGCTAAATATTACGGCTAAGTCGGTACAGGAACATTACTTATGGAGATCAACCTAATTAAATGAAATAGTAAGGCTAAGACTTATAGTACtattaattatggagattaGCCCTATGATATTATATAATATGGACATAACCTTATAGCATAGTTATAAAGATTAACTTGGctagtttaaatattaaggctaagacTGTAGAGTGTCAGTAGTTATGGAGATTAACCTAATTCATTTAAAGAGTAAGGCTAAGtaatattgttttttcattcaggAGATTAAccttaaaatattattaaaaatagaCATTAAACTTTAATTATAAAGATTAACCTAACTACTTGAATACTAAGGCTAAGATCGTACAGTTTTATTGATAATGGAGAGTAACCTtactaattaaaatattaaggcTAATACAACACACTTTTAATAATTATAGAAACtaaccctacaatattattaaCAGTGGTTTCACTATTATTTATAAAGATTAATCTAACTGACTTAAATATTAAGGCTACTACCACACACTTTTGATATTTGTACAGATGAACCCTACAGTGTGGTAAATTATGGAGATTTACCTGACTACTTTCAAAACTAGAGAAAGTTATGACTTTATAAAAATCAATGTTACAATATAAATatcttaaataaaacatatagaAACATCTAACAAATATCAGGAGGACAAAAGAGAAAGTACAAAACTAAAAGCAGAACGGAAGAGACTCAGAGGAAGAAGGACAGGAGGTCAGTGAACTCCGCGTGCCCGCGTACGTGCGGTGCGCCTGTTCAGAAATGTCCAGCATGTGCGCGAGCCCTCTGCCGCACTCGATGACGTCTGCAGCTCTGGCAGGACGCCACCGCGGGGCGGGGCGCCGACGTCAGCGTCCCCTCATTCACAAGCACGAGCCGCATATAAACGGTTTTAGTCGGCGCCCACAGACAGAAGCTACCGACTGAAAACTTCCACTTATTAGACTAAAGGACAACTACCGGATACGGAACACAAGAGGACAAGTCAACTTTAGATAGTCTTAAAACTTTTGTCTTCTTtcgttgctgtttttttaagttagttttttttttttttttttttttaaacaagctaACCGGAACAAAGGACTCGACGCTACTTCGTAGGAGAGTTGTGTTTTCCAGCTTTATGTATTTGGATTTAACTTTTCTTTCCCGCCGCTCTACTATGGTCATAATGGAGGTCCCCACCATCAACTCTGCGTCCCTCTGTGGCCTGCTGGAGGACGACGTCCCGGGCGTCCTGGTGCTGGACTGCcgctccttcctctccttcaaCTCGTCCCACATATCGGGCTCCACCAACGTCCGCTTCAGCACCATAGTCCGCCGGAGAGCCCGGGGCGGCCTGGGGCTGGAGCACATCGTCCCCAACGAGGACACCCGGACCCGGCTCCTGTCCGGGGACTACCAGTCCGTGGTGCTGCTCGACGACCGCAGTTTGGACTTAAGCCAGGTGAAGAAGGACGGGACTCTGATGCTCGCTCTTACAGCCCTGTGCCGCGACCCCTGTGGAGCCCGTGTTTTTATTCTCAAAGGTAAGAAAAAGTCAGCGGCACAATTGTTTCTTCGTATCCTAACAACGGGGCAACAAATGCAGATTCCAGCTGTCACCTACCAGCTGGTGCTGGAGTATAAACAACGTTCCAAAATAGCCCCATGAGCAGTTGTCACCTTTTTGGAGAGCCGTGTTTAAATGTACATGTCTTTGTGGTGTCCAGTGATCTGaccttgttgtctttttaaaatcattttccagGCGGATTtgacacattttccacagactaTCCAGAGATGTGCACTAAGCCCTCCCCTCCACAGGGGCTCAGCTTGCCCCTGAGCTCCAGCCATCCAGAGAGTGCTGACCCAAACTGCAGCCCATGCAATACACCTCTATACGACCAGGTGTGTATTTTCACAACTTCTGTAATTACATTTACACCACACAGTACACTCACTTTATCTgccttggatttaactaagtggtttgtttttctctgtctaGGGGGGTCCTGTGGAGATCTTACCTTTCCTGTACCTTGGCAGTGCGTACCATGCCTCCAGAAAAGACATGCTGGACATGCTGGGCATCACCGCTCTGATCAACGTCTCTGCCAACTGCCCCAACCATTTTGAGGACTCCTTCCTCTACAAAAGCATCCCCGTCGAGGACAACCACAAAGCAGATATCAGCTCCTGGTTCAACGAGGCGATTGAATTTATCGGTGAGCATCATTTTTACTCTCTCAGCTGCTAAATGTGAGGACCTGTCACAGCGGTTACCACTGAGTCcagcaaacaacacaaacacctaACCCCCCTCTTCCTTCACTCCACTCTTTGACTGCtggatttaaattttaaaaagttcccTCCAAAACCGACCAGCTGGCTCGGCGCAGGCTCCCCACTTCACCACAATGGTGGTTACATCATCGCCAGCTCTCAGGCGTAGAAAAAGGGATGCCCCCCTCTTTTAATGAATTGTGAGGTTACAGCCCCAAACTAGTTTTGTAGTGAGAGGGTAGGCTGGCCGTGCTTCAATAGCTCCCTCCACACACAGCTCTTTGTTCTGGCCGAACAAAAGGCAATTTCTCCTCACTCACTGTCAGCCTTCCTCCCAGATCAATACCCCCAGCGGGGGTCTGTTCCCCTTCTTTGTCCATTCAGGCGGCCTCCTTTGGGAATACACCCCACTAGCTCACACCCTGCCCCGCTATTAACTGTGTTCCTGTGTCCTAATGAGTGCTgttgaatttaaaaagaaactgaacGTGTTACAAAGacttttgtgtctgtggtttccTGTGACAGGCAGAGTTTTAACCTCACCTCTATATTTATCACCTCGTAGATGTTTACAAGCCActaatttttctttctcttctccccCCCTCAGACTCAGTGAGAAATAAAGGAGGtcgtgtgtttgtgcattgcCAAGCAGGCATCTCCCGCTCTGCCACCATTTGCCTTGCGTACCTCATGCGGACCAACCGTGTGAAGCTGGATGAGGCCTTTGAGTTTGTCAAGCAGCGTCGCAGCATCATCTCCCCAAACTTCAGCTTCATGGGTCAGCTCCTTCAGTTCGAGTCGCAGGTCCTGGCCTCATCCACGTGCTCCTCAGAAGCAGGCAGTCCAGCTATAGGCAACAGCAGCACAGTATTCAATTTCCCTGTCTCTATCCCCGTTCACACCTCAGCCAGCCAGCTGTCATTCCTCCACAGTCCCATCACCACCTCTCCCAGCTGCTGAGGAAGCTGTGGACGGCTTGTTTGGACTTGAACTGCAGCTCACAAGTGACTGAACAGAGCACTTCACAAAATATGCTCCAGATTCTCATCTGTTTATCCATTGATTGTGATGCTGGTATCACTGAACAGAATGGGTACTATTGTCTGAGGTCAGTTCGTTTGACCCTCTGATCTGCTGGCCAAATCTGTGTAGGTTGGCCTCCTCATTTCAAAGGGAGATTTGATAACTACCATCAGGCAGTGTTGTTGTTAACCTTCTAAATGTGAAAGTCATCCACAGTTTTAATTCCAAATGACTTGGGAAATTGCTGCAAGGTAGATGAGATTTCTCTTGTATAggaaataatctgaatattctTTATTCAaaggactgtttttttttcatgaaggcAACTGCTTTTGATAATCATAATCATTTTTaagtaagacaaaaatgagagggCTAACAGTTGTCTCAGGAATGTTGACTTATCCTCTCACATGTCCATTGTTTTTGCTTTCTGCACTGGTCAAAGAAAGCAATGGAAACATACTGCCCGGCATGGCATGGAAGTAACTCTTTCATTTGACGAACAATGAATGTATCCCCCTTTTCTCAACACAAATGTGGCAAAAATCTTCATGTTTTAGAGTTGAATAGCTTGCCAATTCAAATGCAAATAGCTGCCTTTCAAGACATCATGAAACTTTGACGATCCTGACACATTGGGGAAAACGACCACAAAATACCTCATGTTTCCGTACTGTGTACTGCAGCGCTGAGATGGACAGAACCCCAGAAAACTACTAAAATGGGGCCACATTGTCCTCTCTGACTGCATTCTGACATATTTATTAACATAAAGTAATATATTTCTTtatcatatatatttttccaaatgtttgtttacatgttgtttttttatacgACTGAATAAATGTCATTTGGCTTTTGTACTAAGTTGCACATCTTCTCCTTTTGTCTTCAGTTTTGATAATAGCCAACAGTACAGCTAATAACACAGATTAAGTTttgaaatacatattttatgtaaacatctaaaaaaaaaaaaaaaaacagtatccCGAGTAAACtaatgcagatttttctttcCATTATGAGTATatcaaatataaaacaaaattatgaCCTTATTGTGCATTTATTAGGTCACCACAGTTTAGAAATCTGGAATAACTTCATATTCTTGTGTAAATGTGCTGTGTATATAGCCAGGAATACAAAAAAGGATGAAGCTAGCCACAGTTTCCACTGATTACTGTCTTGTGTgatcattttgttcttttaaatgtcagaaaactgagaaaaaccagaaacaaacagaGTGGAAAAGTGACATCTTTccttaaaaatagttttttttttttaatcagaaaagTTGCTGATAACTCTATTTTTTGATGCAGTCAGTGTTTCAGcttgtacatattttatttgATAGTTAATCTGCTGCTTATAAAGACTGAAAagaacacagaagaaaaaaacatttaaaacataccTAAACAAAGCCCCAATGCTACAAACACCCACCCTTCCCTGTTTTGTTCCATGCGATGGAATCCCATCCTATATCTGCAAAAGGATTTTCACCAATATAAGAAGGATGATGTCATGGCGTCAGCCGTTGTTTGGGCCACACTCCCTCTCTATGAAGCCATGTGAGGCCGGGAGCAACAGCAGGAGGCTTAAAGAATCAGCTAAGGAGCCCTCCCTCCGCCGCCACAATAGGAGCAGCTGCAAGGCGTTTGGGAAAAGTGTGACAACTAAAGAGCATTCAGGGCTCAGTCAAGCACCAGCCTCGTGTCCTCCGCCTCACACACCAATGAGGAGGTGGGGACGGAGATGGCCGTGAAAGGGAAAGGAATATGTTTGGGTTGCAAATTAGCCAAAACATTGGCTGTGACCCGCGGTGGGgtgtgagaaaaaaacagaacaaaaaaaacttcctgtgaaggtgatgatgatgattatacCCCAAAGTCCTCTTGACAAATCAGCCATCTACAGCTAATGTTTATGAGAGAAGACACAACACTCTGAGCCCACTTTCTCTGAGACTAAATGGACAAATAACAACCAGACATCTCCTGCTCATCTAACAGCGATGCAAATGTTTGTCCCTGACAGAAAACATGAGCAGCGACGAGGCCTCCGTGATGAAAGGCTCGTTCATTACCTCACCATCTCCCTCAGACAAGCTGTGGTTTTGGTGACATATGTGCGACCCCCCACCCTCCTCCTGCCACCCAGCCCACCCGCCTTTGTGTCTTTAGATTTCCTGTTGTAAGGagggagtgtgtttgtgtctgcatgtgtgtgaaagtCGTTAGGCATCTTTTATGATCTGATGTTGtggagggaggaaaagaaaaggccTCCAGTCTATCGGAGATATTAAAGCGTAGTGGTGTAAAGTGCGTGTGAGAGAATTTCAAATAGCCTGCAGCTAGACTggataaaacaaaaacttgcTTTAGTTTGCTTCCTCTCTATTATATCATGCATTTCTCTTTATAACCTCGAATGTTTCACGTAGCACCAGTCGGACCATAACGTCATTCACCAGTTTCACTGAGTTGTCAATTGGCTCTGTCATTCAACAACTGAGCTCTGACTCAACTTCAAAGCCATTTTAATTAACACAATCCTACGAAAACAATGGTTATATAATGTGTCAGACACTGCTGCCAAGACAGGAAGAGGCTGAAACCCACCCGTCCCTTTTACATCAGATCAAATCTGTGGGTTTGTCTTTCAGTTTCATGTCTCCTTCACATCATTTATGTGTCATAAACCCACTCCTGTAATGAATGAGAACAATGTATATGAACTGAATTCTGTCACATTTGGTGAAAGTCTCTTTCCAGTATTGATCTTCAATGCCTAATCCTTCGTTTCTGTTAAAGTAGTCACACTTTAAATACCTTCTGCAGGATTCTTTTTTCCTGTCTGgt
This Amphiprion ocellaris isolate individual 3 ecotype Okinawa chromosome 13, ASM2253959v1, whole genome shotgun sequence DNA region includes the following protein-coding sequences:
- the dusp1 gene encoding dual specificity protein phosphatase 1; translated protein: MYLDLTFLSRRSTMVIMEVPTINSASLCGLLEDDVPGVLVLDCRSFLSFNSSHISGSTNVRFSTIVRRRARGGLGLEHIVPNEDTRTRLLSGDYQSVVLLDDRSLDLSQVKKDGTLMLALTALCRDPCGARVFILKGGFDTFSTDYPEMCTKPSPPQGLSLPLSSSHPESADPNCSPCNTPLYDQGGPVEILPFLYLGSAYHASRKDMLDMLGITALINVSANCPNHFEDSFLYKSIPVEDNHKADISSWFNEAIEFIDSVRNKGGRVFVHCQAGISRSATICLAYLMRTNRVKLDEAFEFVKQRRSIISPNFSFMGQLLQFESQVLASSTCSSEAGSPAIGNSSTVFNFPVSIPVHTSASQLSFLHSPITTSPSC